In one window of Limisphaera ngatamarikiensis DNA:
- a CDS encoding polysaccharide biosynthesis/export family protein, producing MKKVGGIILGLVAGVGLLVAAEGDASPPGAPASGNETPAVTRVPEGNAASAAGAADSTGAVPPVVPVVLDDRHPLAPGDKLSFQILEDRDPPKQLTVTDSGELDVPYVGRVSVAGKTCKQVAAELKKLLEQDYYYRATVVLGLDQISKTAGRVYIWGQVRNQGAIEIPTGENFTAGKAILRAGGFSDFANKKKVRLVRTKPDGTRQTFELNMENILERGRIEEDVTLQPDDFIIVPARLINW from the coding sequence ATGAAAAAGGTGGGTGGGATCATCCTGGGTCTGGTTGCGGGTGTGGGTTTGTTGGTGGCGGCGGAGGGGGATGCATCGCCGCCGGGGGCACCGGCGTCGGGGAACGAAACGCCGGCGGTGACACGCGTGCCGGAGGGGAATGCTGCGAGTGCGGCCGGTGCGGCCGATTCGACCGGGGCGGTCCCTCCGGTGGTGCCGGTGGTTTTGGATGATCGGCACCCTTTGGCGCCGGGGGACAAGCTCAGTTTTCAGATTCTGGAGGACCGGGACCCGCCGAAGCAGTTGACGGTGACGGATTCCGGGGAGCTGGATGTTCCGTACGTGGGCCGGGTGTCGGTAGCGGGCAAAACGTGCAAGCAGGTGGCGGCGGAGCTGAAGAAGCTGCTGGAGCAGGATTACTATTATCGGGCGACGGTGGTGCTGGGGCTGGACCAGATCAGCAAGACGGCCGGGCGGGTGTACATTTGGGGTCAGGTGCGGAACCAGGGGGCGATTGAGATTCCCACGGGGGAGAATTTCACCGCCGGCAAGGCCATTTTGCGGGCGGGTGGTTTTTCGGACTTTGCGAACAAGAAAAAGGTGCGTTTGGTTCGAACGAAGCCGGATGGGACCCGGCAGACGTTCGAGCTGAACATGGAGAACATTTTGGAGAGGGGCAGAATCGAGGAGGACGTAACCCTGCAGCCGGACGATTTCATCATTGTTCCGGCTCGGCTGATCAACTGGTGA
- a CDS encoding Hsp20/alpha crystallin family protein, producing MEKEQVVQASQEMKPAGSQEGRVTRMPSRRRWLVPAVNIYETPQEFVIEAEMPGVARDGLEVTLEGNQLTILGRRNPDAAEGRFLLRERGAGLEYRRVFELDPSVDANRVTARLEQGLLTLVLPKVQELQPRRIPVTD from the coding sequence ATGGAGAAGGAGCAAGTTGTCCAAGCATCGCAGGAAATGAAACCGGCCGGTTCGCAAGAGGGCCGGGTGACCCGGATGCCTTCGCGCCGGCGTTGGTTGGTGCCGGCGGTGAACATTTACGAAACCCCCCAAGAGTTCGTGATTGAGGCGGAGATGCCCGGGGTGGCCCGCGATGGGCTGGAAGTGACGTTGGAAGGGAATCAGCTGACGATTCTGGGCCGGCGCAATCCCGACGCAGCCGAGGGTCGGTTCCTGTTGCGGGAGCGCGGTGCGGGTTTGGAGTACCGTCGGGTGTTTGAGCTGGATCCTTCGGTGGACGCGAATCGGGTGACGGCCCGGCTGGAGCAGGGTTTGCTGACGCTGGTCCTGCCGAAGGTGCAGGAGTTGCAACCGCGTCGGATACCGGTGACGGATTGA
- a CDS encoding ArsR/SmtB family transcription factor — METMARVVAVAGALSDRQRLRILAALEGRECCVCQLVALLGLAVSTVSRHLSVLERAGLIQSRKEGRWVYYRRVARPGSEVVRGALGWALKAVAGDSCVQADRRALERILSQDPHGLCRRLCRGGVRGSGGARVQRPVRSP; from the coding sequence ATGGAAACAATGGCTCGGGTGGTTGCGGTGGCCGGGGCGCTGTCCGATCGGCAGCGGTTGCGGATTCTGGCCGCTCTGGAGGGCCGCGAATGTTGCGTGTGTCAACTGGTGGCCCTGCTGGGGCTGGCCGTGTCGACCGTCTCGCGGCATCTCTCCGTTCTGGAACGGGCCGGTCTGATCCAATCGCGCAAGGAAGGGCGCTGGGTGTACTATCGGCGGGTGGCCCGGCCCGGGTCGGAGGTGGTGCGCGGGGCTCTGGGATGGGCGTTGAAAGCGGTGGCGGGCGATTCGTGCGTTCAGGCGGACCGGCGGGCCCTGGAGAGGATTCTGTCTCAGGACCCGCACGGGTTGTGTCGGCGACTGTGCCGGGGCGGGGTTCGCGGAAGCGGCGGAGCCCGGGTGCAGCGGCCGGTTCGGAGCCCGTGA
- a CDS encoding Hsp20/alpha crystallin family protein, with amino-acid sequence MSMQVRRMERRNPTFWDQLESLQEEVDRLLDAAFAAAGASSTLWGEHAPAVDLVEESDRLVLRVDLPGMRREDIQVTLHDGCVTVAGERRADERYARAQVHRAERVLGRFQRTISLPVPVAADQITARYRDGVLEVVLPKAEEARPKQIQVQTD; translated from the coding sequence ATGAGCATGCAGGTCAGGCGTATGGAACGGCGGAATCCCACGTTTTGGGATCAGCTGGAGAGTTTGCAGGAAGAGGTGGATCGGCTTTTGGACGCGGCGTTTGCCGCTGCGGGTGCAAGTTCGACCTTGTGGGGCGAGCACGCGCCGGCGGTGGACCTGGTGGAGGAATCCGATCGGCTGGTTTTGCGGGTGGATTTACCCGGGATGCGTCGTGAGGACATTCAGGTCACACTGCACGACGGGTGTGTGACGGTGGCCGGGGAGAGGCGTGCTGACGAGCGTTATGCCCGGGCCCAGGTGCATCGGGCGGAGCGTGTGCTGGGCCGGTTCCAACGCACCATCTCGTTGCCCGTGCCGGTGGCTGCGGACCAGATCACGGCCCGGTACCGGGACGGCGTATTGGAGGTGGTGTTGCCGAAGGCGGAAGAGGCCCGGCCGAAACAGATCCAGGTGCAAACGGACTGA
- a CDS encoding PDZ domain-containing protein produces MKTGTTVPWCLSAVLSLALAALAAIHWQQRRQWHEAQNRLATLRDLQVELETLRLQNEQLRASNRELASAGLSSEGTRELLRLRNEVTQLRKQLEELESLREANARLLQALQNTPGLSPTQIAQVTAARQQGSILGVYIQPAPPGQTGVLVAGIDPRAPAARSGLRPGDIIYALDGKPVPDAGTLQAEMLTRRPGQTVLVDVLRTNTPMRFQVTTWAWPAQK; encoded by the coding sequence GTGAAGACCGGAACCACAGTACCCTGGTGCCTGAGCGCGGTTCTGTCGCTGGCGTTGGCCGCGCTGGCCGCCATCCATTGGCAGCAGCGGCGCCAATGGCACGAGGCCCAAAACCGACTGGCTACCCTCCGCGATCTCCAGGTCGAACTGGAAACCCTGCGCCTCCAAAACGAACAACTCCGGGCTTCCAACCGTGAACTGGCCTCGGCCGGATTGTCCTCCGAAGGCACACGGGAACTGCTGCGCCTGCGCAATGAGGTCACCCAGCTTCGCAAACAGCTGGAGGAACTGGAATCCCTGCGCGAAGCCAACGCCAGGCTGCTCCAGGCACTCCAAAACACGCCCGGTTTGTCACCGACCCAGATCGCCCAGGTCACCGCCGCCCGCCAACAGGGCTCCATCCTCGGCGTCTACATCCAACCAGCTCCCCCGGGCCAGACCGGCGTGTTGGTGGCCGGCATTGACCCCCGGGCACCCGCCGCCCGATCCGGATTGCGCCCCGGTGACATCATCTACGCCCTCGACGGCAAACCCGTGCCGGATGCGGGCACCCTGCAGGCGGAAATGCTTACGCGCCGACCGGGCCAGACCGTCCTGGTGGACGTGCTCCGAACTAACACGCCCATGCGGTTCCAGGTCACCACCTGGGCCTGGCCGGCCCAAAAGTAA
- a CDS encoding GumC family protein, giving the protein MNEYPQPAPENRSVRSARFFTVLQRWRSLLRRHWWVLPGCALLAMAVHLIVVWNSPPAYASRGKMIVNVRIQVQTGANYIEELSNFLGTQVALMQSDTVLNRAAERVHAGRPDLVPVPVKVTVGVTPKTTVFNLRAVGSDPAYVQAYLDAVMEEFINLKKEMRTRSSDVTLAGITEEVARLEKELKQYEDELLQFQATNSIVFLQEQGNVAGNYLAQLNQQLAMLQSELNLLNMLDLEQNLERQQAAGVITGVRPVPPGQQRSPVDVLRADSEYLKVKQEIQVLKAEEQQLSEYLRPKHPKMIALREEIQRKEKLLDIVREQSAEQIENRKKSLQLQIENLQKEIKQWEARALEASSKMAQYQKIRANINRVQSLYDRLLQTMQAVGVDKDIIPESVTILERASVAEPDRLSLSVSLALAGLVGLMLGMGLLLIVERFDDRMNTFVELQDHFEEPVLGQIPRERSGRNGDLPLLRPDDDRHAFAEAYRNVRSSLLFMPAGNGSEKPRLLLVTSSIPNDGKSMTTANLAITLALGGARVLLVDADLRKGVLHRRFGVENSSGFSEVLQQKTDWREVVRPTSVPNLWVVPSGTPTQNSSELFLQPVTRRVLEEMAAAYDYVVLDTPPVMAADDVTTLAPLAHGVIFVVRAQHTSARVARAALDLLYQRNVKVLGLVFNAVNPRTGEYYYYSRYKDYYHRSSRAKA; this is encoded by the coding sequence ATGAACGAGTATCCACAGCCGGCCCCGGAGAACCGGTCGGTTCGGAGTGCCCGGTTTTTCACGGTGTTGCAGCGCTGGCGCAGTTTGTTGCGCCGGCACTGGTGGGTGTTGCCCGGGTGTGCCCTGTTGGCGATGGCGGTGCACCTGATCGTTGTGTGGAATTCGCCCCCGGCGTATGCGAGCCGGGGCAAGATGATCGTGAACGTTCGGATCCAGGTGCAGACGGGGGCCAACTACATCGAGGAGCTGAGCAACTTTCTGGGCACCCAGGTGGCGCTGATGCAGAGCGACACGGTGTTGAACCGGGCGGCGGAGCGGGTGCATGCCGGCCGACCGGACCTTGTGCCGGTGCCGGTGAAGGTGACGGTGGGGGTGACGCCGAAGACGACCGTGTTCAATCTCCGCGCCGTGGGATCGGATCCGGCGTATGTGCAGGCGTACCTGGACGCCGTGATGGAGGAGTTCATCAATTTGAAGAAGGAGATGCGCACGCGCAGTTCGGATGTGACCCTGGCCGGGATCACCGAGGAGGTGGCGCGATTGGAGAAGGAGCTGAAGCAGTATGAGGACGAGCTGCTGCAGTTTCAGGCCACCAACAGCATCGTGTTCCTGCAGGAGCAGGGCAACGTGGCGGGCAATTATCTGGCGCAGTTGAACCAGCAACTGGCCATGTTGCAGAGCGAGTTGAACCTGTTGAACATGCTGGATCTGGAGCAGAACCTGGAACGGCAGCAGGCGGCCGGGGTGATCACCGGGGTGCGACCCGTCCCCCCGGGGCAACAGCGCAGTCCGGTGGACGTGCTGCGGGCCGATTCGGAATACCTCAAGGTCAAACAGGAGATCCAGGTGTTGAAGGCGGAGGAACAGCAATTGTCGGAGTACCTCCGGCCCAAGCATCCGAAGATGATTGCGCTGCGGGAGGAGATCCAGCGGAAGGAAAAGCTGCTGGACATCGTGCGCGAGCAGAGTGCCGAGCAGATCGAGAACCGGAAGAAGTCGCTGCAGTTGCAGATTGAGAACCTCCAGAAGGAGATCAAGCAATGGGAGGCGCGTGCGTTGGAGGCCAGCAGCAAGATGGCGCAGTACCAGAAGATTCGCGCGAACATCAACCGGGTTCAGAGCCTGTACGACCGGCTGTTGCAGACGATGCAGGCGGTGGGGGTGGACAAGGACATCATTCCGGAGTCGGTCACGATTCTCGAGCGTGCCTCGGTGGCGGAGCCGGATCGGCTGAGTCTGTCGGTCAGTCTGGCGTTGGCGGGTCTGGTGGGGTTGATGCTGGGGATGGGGCTGCTGTTGATTGTGGAGCGGTTTGACGACCGGATGAACACCTTTGTGGAGCTGCAGGATCATTTTGAGGAACCGGTGTTGGGACAGATCCCGCGGGAGCGGTCGGGTCGAAACGGCGATCTGCCGTTGTTGCGTCCGGACGATGATCGGCACGCGTTTGCGGAGGCCTACCGTAATGTGAGGTCGTCGTTGTTGTTCATGCCGGCCGGGAACGGGAGTGAGAAGCCCCGGCTTCTGCTGGTGACGAGTTCGATTCCGAACGATGGGAAGTCGATGACCACGGCCAATCTGGCCATCACGCTGGCGTTGGGCGGGGCGCGGGTGTTGCTGGTGGACGCCGACCTGCGCAAGGGTGTGCTTCACCGGCGGTTCGGGGTGGAGAACTCCTCCGGCTTCTCGGAGGTGCTGCAGCAGAAGACGGATTGGAGGGAGGTGGTCCGGCCGACCTCTGTTCCGAACCTTTGGGTGGTGCCGAGCGGGACGCCGACGCAGAACTCGAGCGAGTTGTTCCTGCAGCCGGTGACACGGCGGGTGCTGGAGGAGATGGCGGCTGCCTACGATTACGTGGTGCTGGACACGCCCCCGGTGATGGCTGCGGACGACGTAACCACGCTGGCGCCGCTGGCGCACGGGGTGATTTTCGTGGTTCGCGCGCAACACACCTCGGCGAGGGTGGCCCGGGCGGCGCTGGACCTTTTGTACCAGCGGAACGTGAAGGTGTTGGGGCTGGTGTTCAACGCGGTGAACCCGCGAACGGGCGAGTACTATTACTACTCGCGGTACAAGGACTACTACCACCGTTCCAGCCGCGCGAAGGCTTGA
- the arsB gene encoding ACR3 family arsenite efflux transporter: protein MSTTMTKRLNVFERYLSLWVLLCMGVGVALGRLWPGAVQALQRLEFVEGSQVNVPIAVLIWLMIYPMMLKVDFTAVGGIARRPKGLMVTLFVNWLVKPFSMAFFAWLFLQHVFSAWVDPETARNYTAGLIILAAAPCTAMVFVWSYLTDGDPVYTLVQVAVNDLIMLFAFAPIVMFLCGVAQVIVPPKVLVTSVVVFIVIPLAAGYATRAWLLRRHGREWFEQQFLPRFHPVTVVALLATLVLIFAFQAGNLTQRWFAVVLLAVPILVQVYFNSGLTYLLMRLFRVPHSVAAPGALIGASNFFELAVAVAITLFGPESPAALACVVGVLVEVPVMLSVCRFCNATRPWYERGLASTGAAGS, encoded by the coding sequence ATGAGCACGACGATGACGAAACGGTTGAACGTGTTTGAGCGGTATTTGTCGTTGTGGGTGTTGTTGTGCATGGGGGTTGGGGTGGCGCTGGGCCGGCTCTGGCCCGGGGCGGTCCAGGCGTTGCAGCGGCTGGAGTTTGTGGAGGGCTCGCAGGTGAACGTGCCCATCGCGGTGCTGATCTGGCTGATGATTTATCCGATGATGTTGAAGGTGGATTTCACGGCGGTGGGCGGGATTGCGCGGCGTCCCAAGGGCCTGATGGTGACCCTGTTTGTGAACTGGCTGGTGAAACCGTTCAGCATGGCGTTTTTTGCCTGGTTGTTTTTGCAGCATGTCTTTTCTGCATGGGTGGATCCGGAAACGGCGCGCAACTACACGGCGGGTCTGATCATTCTGGCGGCGGCGCCCTGCACGGCCATGGTGTTTGTGTGGAGCTATCTCACGGACGGGGATCCCGTCTACACCCTGGTGCAGGTGGCGGTGAACGATTTGATCATGCTGTTCGCGTTTGCGCCCATTGTGATGTTTCTGTGCGGAGTGGCCCAGGTGATCGTTCCGCCGAAGGTGCTGGTGACGTCGGTGGTGGTGTTTATTGTGATTCCGTTGGCGGCGGGATATGCGACCCGGGCGTGGTTGTTGCGGCGACACGGTCGGGAGTGGTTCGAGCAGCAGTTCCTGCCGAGGTTTCATCCGGTGACCGTGGTGGCCCTGCTGGCCACGCTGGTGCTGATTTTTGCGTTTCAGGCGGGGAACCTGACGCAGCGGTGGTTTGCCGTGGTGCTGTTGGCAGTGCCGATCCTGGTGCAGGTGTATTTCAATTCCGGTCTGACGTATCTGTTGATGCGGTTGTTTCGGGTGCCGCATTCGGTGGCGGCGCCCGGAGCGCTCATCGGAGCCAGCAACTTTTTCGAGCTGGCGGTGGCCGTGGCCATTACGTTGTTCGGCCCCGAGTCGCCGGCGGCCCTGGCTTGTGTGGTGGGAGTGCTGGTGGAAGTGCCGGTGATGCTTTCGGTGTGCCGGTTCTGTAATGCCACGAGACCCTGGTATGAGCGCGGTCTGGCGAGCACGGGAGCTGCGGGTTCCTGA
- a CDS encoding DNA translocase FtsK, with protein sequence MARRMAQPNQSRVPRELVGVVLAAAGLFLLVAQWSFDRYDLPLHRDPPNQPVHNLAGPIGAHLANASFFLFGLMAFFLPPALLLMSAACWWSALDHLLRRWPWLLVWFLSGSGLLHMANDWPILRSWRTLLGAPSVGGFLGAFSYDWFFWTLGTVGATITYTTLYAASLVYLSNFQLFDWLRALPVRLRELRSRGVAPSPLEQKAEELEKRRKALQEELARAGVGADLKPVPEPRIRDLSVPQRKTESEPPATRSAPVPTTAGESPEPEPEPAVAKQPEDADETTTPTDRPAPATVTTAGSDEVAKTQPPAPSKPVTPAPPTAPTPAPAAATTSGKPRKPKPIAVAAPPVIGNYQLPGLDLLNPPEVPARPGESREELLANARLIQQTLAQFDIPVELGDITKGPTITRYELHPAPGVKLERITALTNNLTAALKAERIHILAPVPGKSSVGVEVPNRVKTKVVIRDLLESEEWRNTRARIPLALGKDVYGQPIIADLAEMPHLLIAGSTGSGKSVCINAIIASLLYRFTPDQLRFVMIDPKVVELQQYNSLPHLVVPVVTDPKKVILALRWVVNEMEKRYQIFARVGVRNITSFNSRPRNKPLPEREPELPLKARKEKIEPSADGFAVEVDEEIVVPREEDIVIPEKLSYIVVIIDELADLMLVAPADVEMAIARITQMARAAGIHVIVATQRPSVDVITGVIKANIAARIAFQCASRVDSRTILDAMGAEKLLGKGDMLWLPPGSAKLIRAQGALITDEEIQRIVDFIAKQGKPNYDLEIHEQLSRPSSSLDENNGLNEDEELIQQCIEVIRSEQKASVSLLQRRLRLGYTRAARIMDELERRGIVGPSKGAEPRDILIDLDAPGPQTGSQPPPPRSTP encoded by the coding sequence ATGGCGCGGAGGATGGCGCAGCCCAATCAAAGCCGCGTACCCCGGGAATTGGTGGGGGTGGTGTTGGCTGCGGCGGGTTTGTTCTTGTTGGTGGCACAATGGTCGTTTGATCGTTACGACCTGCCGCTGCATCGCGACCCGCCCAATCAACCCGTGCACAATCTGGCCGGCCCGATCGGGGCGCACCTGGCCAACGCCTCTTTCTTCCTTTTTGGCCTAATGGCCTTCTTTCTGCCCCCGGCCCTGCTGCTCATGAGCGCTGCCTGTTGGTGGAGCGCACTCGACCACCTGCTCCGCCGCTGGCCATGGCTGTTGGTGTGGTTTCTCTCCGGTTCCGGCCTCCTCCACATGGCCAACGATTGGCCGATCCTGCGGAGCTGGAGGACCTTGCTGGGCGCACCCAGCGTGGGAGGCTTCCTGGGCGCCTTCAGCTATGACTGGTTCTTTTGGACGCTCGGCACGGTGGGAGCCACGATTACCTACACCACCCTCTACGCAGCCAGCCTGGTCTACCTCTCCAACTTCCAACTGTTCGATTGGCTCCGTGCCCTGCCGGTTCGGCTTCGGGAACTCCGATCGCGAGGCGTTGCCCCCTCACCCCTCGAGCAAAAGGCCGAGGAACTCGAAAAACGCAGGAAAGCCCTGCAGGAGGAGCTGGCCCGCGCCGGGGTGGGTGCCGACCTGAAACCGGTCCCGGAACCCAGGATCCGCGATCTGAGCGTACCGCAGCGCAAGACGGAATCCGAGCCCCCCGCAACGCGGTCGGCCCCCGTGCCCACCACCGCCGGGGAATCCCCGGAACCCGAGCCCGAGCCCGCAGTTGCCAAGCAACCGGAGGACGCGGACGAAACAACCACTCCCACCGATCGCCCGGCCCCCGCGACCGTCACCACAGCCGGCTCGGATGAGGTCGCGAAGACCCAACCACCCGCCCCGTCCAAGCCCGTGACACCGGCACCCCCAACCGCACCAACACCGGCCCCGGCAGCGGCCACCACGAGCGGCAAGCCGCGCAAGCCCAAACCCATCGCCGTCGCAGCGCCCCCGGTCATCGGCAACTATCAGCTACCGGGGCTGGACCTGCTCAATCCCCCTGAAGTGCCCGCACGGCCCGGTGAATCCAGGGAAGAATTGCTGGCCAACGCGCGGCTCATCCAACAAACGCTGGCCCAGTTCGACATTCCCGTGGAACTGGGCGACATCACCAAGGGCCCCACCATCACGCGGTACGAGCTGCATCCGGCCCCGGGGGTCAAATTGGAACGGATCACGGCACTGACCAACAACCTCACCGCGGCCCTGAAAGCCGAACGCATCCACATCCTGGCACCCGTACCGGGCAAGAGCTCCGTGGGAGTCGAAGTCCCCAATCGCGTCAAAACCAAGGTCGTCATTCGCGACCTGCTCGAATCCGAGGAATGGCGCAACACCCGGGCTCGCATCCCGTTGGCCCTGGGCAAGGACGTCTACGGCCAGCCCATCATCGCCGACCTGGCCGAGATGCCGCACCTTCTCATCGCGGGCAGCACCGGCTCCGGCAAGTCGGTGTGCATCAATGCGATCATCGCGTCGCTGCTCTACCGGTTCACGCCCGACCAGCTCCGGTTCGTCATGATTGACCCCAAGGTGGTGGAGCTGCAGCAGTACAACAGTCTCCCTCACCTCGTGGTGCCGGTGGTGACGGACCCCAAAAAGGTCATCCTGGCCCTGCGCTGGGTCGTCAACGAAATGGAGAAGCGCTACCAGATCTTCGCCCGGGTCGGCGTCCGTAACATCACCTCCTTCAACAGCCGGCCCCGAAACAAGCCCCTGCCCGAACGCGAACCCGAACTGCCCCTGAAAGCCCGCAAGGAAAAGATCGAACCCTCCGCCGACGGTTTTGCCGTCGAGGTGGACGAGGAAATCGTGGTGCCGCGCGAGGAGGACATCGTCATCCCGGAAAAACTCAGTTACATCGTGGTGATCATTGATGAGCTGGCGGACCTGATGCTCGTGGCCCCTGCCGATGTGGAAATGGCCATTGCACGCATCACCCAGATGGCCCGAGCCGCCGGCATCCACGTCATCGTGGCCACCCAGCGCCCCAGCGTGGACGTGATCACCGGCGTCATCAAGGCCAACATCGCCGCCCGCATCGCCTTCCAATGCGCCTCCCGGGTGGATTCGCGGACCATCCTCGATGCCATGGGCGCCGAAAAACTCCTCGGCAAGGGCGACATGCTCTGGCTGCCGCCCGGCTCGGCCAAACTCATCCGGGCCCAGGGCGCGCTCATCACCGACGAGGAAATCCAGCGCATCGTGGATTTCATCGCCAAACAGGGCAAACCCAACTACGACCTCGAAATCCACGAACAGCTCTCGCGCCCGTCGTCCAGCCTCGACGAAAACAACGGACTCAACGAGGACGAGGAACTCATCCAGCAGTGCATCGAGGTCATCCGCAGCGAACAAAAGGCCAGCGTCTCGCTCCTTCAGCGGCGTCTCCGACTCGGCTACACCCGGGCCGCCCGGATCATGGACGAACTGGAACGCCGCGGCATCGTGGGGCCCAGCAAGGGGGCCGAACCCCGCGACATTCTGATCGACCTGGACGCGCCCGGCCCCCAGACCGGTTCCCAACCACCTCCACCCAGGTCCACCCCCTGA
- a CDS encoding outer membrane beta-barrel protein, which produces MNDGRKVGRDRRQRRGWGRPHERGRGWYLGWAVLAVATGAVTASGQEALRSSLTGQMALEAKRRRIAAGWGDLRLGAWRFDLNATLALELNDNIRYEEVNPRSDLVVRPGFAVAALYPVTEKNVLTLNSGISYNAFLTHPDLNYLHVSPDSNLSFDVFVGNLLLNFHNRFHYTQEVADQPDVRGSFNYGRLDNQSGLLAVWDLNKLVVAFNYDHQIYQSTDDRYRFTDRTAELFGLRVGWLVTPLTPVGLEFGVGWTDFNNEDPGLPIRLNDLFHYSAGLFYEMPAGRFIRLRAGAGYVVYDPTTDVMIGGRGGEPVDGVYADLSVQHQLTQHIRYVLSAGQQVRSGWYADALRSWYGNLTVSWNILRGYSLATSAGYERSEEEGGSWFVDPEVYDRYSVGVAIGKRLGPNLAASLGYSHIVRDSNIHWRSYTQNRLVLTGTYTF; this is translated from the coding sequence ATGAATGATGGGCGCAAGGTGGGTCGGGACCGACGACAGCGCAGGGGGTGGGGGCGACCGCATGAGAGGGGTCGGGGTTGGTACCTGGGTTGGGCGGTTCTGGCGGTGGCAACCGGTGCGGTGACCGCTTCCGGTCAGGAGGCTTTGCGCTCCTCGCTGACGGGGCAGATGGCGTTGGAAGCCAAGCGCCGGCGGATTGCGGCCGGGTGGGGCGATCTCCGGCTGGGGGCGTGGCGATTCGACCTGAACGCGACCCTGGCGCTGGAGTTGAACGACAATATCCGGTACGAGGAGGTGAACCCGCGGTCGGATCTGGTGGTTCGTCCCGGCTTTGCCGTGGCGGCGCTCTATCCGGTGACGGAAAAGAACGTGCTGACGCTGAACAGCGGCATCAGCTACAACGCGTTTCTGACGCATCCGGACCTGAACTACCTGCACGTTTCGCCGGATTCGAATCTTTCCTTCGACGTTTTTGTCGGGAACCTGTTGTTGAACTTCCACAATCGGTTTCATTACACGCAGGAGGTGGCGGATCAGCCGGATGTCCGGGGCAGTTTCAACTATGGTCGGTTGGACAATCAGTCGGGTCTGCTGGCGGTGTGGGATCTGAACAAGCTGGTGGTGGCGTTCAACTACGATCACCAGATCTACCAGTCCACCGATGACCGGTACCGGTTTACGGATCGCACGGCCGAACTCTTTGGGTTGCGCGTGGGCTGGCTGGTGACGCCGCTGACGCCGGTGGGACTGGAGTTTGGGGTGGGTTGGACGGATTTCAACAATGAGGACCCCGGCCTGCCGATTCGGCTGAATGACCTGTTTCATTACAGTGCCGGCCTGTTTTACGAAATGCCGGCGGGTCGGTTTATTCGGCTGCGGGCAGGTGCGGGGTACGTGGTTTATGATCCGACCACCGACGTGATGATCGGGGGCCGGGGTGGCGAGCCTGTGGATGGGGTTTATGCGGACCTGTCGGTGCAGCATCAGCTCACGCAGCACATTCGGTATGTGTTGTCGGCCGGGCAGCAGGTACGGTCGGGGTGGTATGCGGACGCCCTGCGCTCCTGGTACGGGAATTTGACCGTGAGTTGGAATATTTTGCGCGGATACTCGCTGGCCACCAGTGCCGGTTACGAGCGATCGGAGGAGGAGGGCGGATCGTGGTTTGTGGATCCGGAGGTTTATGATCGTTATTCGGTGGGGGTGGCGATTGGGAAGCGGCTGGGGCCGAACCTGGCGGCCAGTTTGGGGTACAGCCATATTGTCCGGGACTCGAACATCCATTGGCGCAGTTACACGCAGAATCGCCTTGTCCTGACGGGGACGTATACGTTTTAA
- a CDS encoding CPBP family intramembrane glutamic endopeptidase, protein MQPDAELSRRFFQMGCGLEIALGLLGGLALVPHPRPFADWWRTDPQGLALGLAATLPPYLLFVQILQARRGPLLSIRKVLEEFARPLFTPWTTWQLAFISLLAGVGEELLFRGAIQGWAAQYLGPIPGWTLASILFALAHCINRAYMGLTLILGLYLGGFCLAGTSLIPPMIVHALYDFLALIYLVRFHQPR, encoded by the coding sequence ATGCAACCGGACGCCGAGCTCAGCCGACGCTTCTTTCAGATGGGCTGCGGGTTGGAAATCGCCCTTGGTCTGTTGGGCGGGCTGGCCCTGGTCCCACACCCGCGTCCGTTCGCAGATTGGTGGAGGACCGACCCGCAGGGGCTCGCCCTGGGCCTCGCAGCCACCCTGCCCCCATACCTCCTGTTCGTTCAAATCCTGCAGGCACGCAGGGGACCGCTCCTCTCCATTCGAAAGGTTCTCGAGGAGTTCGCCCGACCCCTGTTCACGCCATGGACAACCTGGCAGCTTGCCTTCATCTCGCTGCTGGCCGGCGTCGGCGAGGAACTGCTCTTCCGCGGAGCCATCCAAGGGTGGGCCGCCCAATACCTCGGCCCCATCCCTGGCTGGACCCTCGCATCCATCCTCTTTGCCCTGGCCCATTGCATAAACCGCGCGTACATGGGGCTCACCCTGATCCTGGGACTCTACCTCGGCGGGTTCTGTCTCGCAGGCACCTCCTTGATACCCCCGATGATCGTCCATGCCCTCTACGACTTCCTCGCCCTGATCTACCTGGTCCGATTCCACCAGCCGCGCTAA